From a region of the Colias croceus chromosome 14, ilColCroc2.1 genome:
- the LOC123697136 gene encoding indole-3-acetaldehyde oxidase-like isoform X1: MDKIYFTINGDRFTLSGSEVSPTTSLNDYLRNYLGLHGTKAMCHEGGCGACVVSVSMTHPGTKEKRVFAVNSCLVHILSCHQWDITTIEGIGNRKDGYHKLQTRLAAFNGTQCGYCTPGMVMNMYSLQNSTDKLSMHEVERSFGGNMCRCTGYRPIMDAFKSFAVDRDSRLKDRVQDLEELDKVKCRKNCERKCSEGDDWCIIEETNDRLMKLGGANRWYKAYTVDDVFKVLTKEGTDNYILAAGNTGKGVYPNTPEPRVYIDISSIETLRDTFTDGNLVLGAGMTLTDLMSTCLARAKANQEYSYLKLFWDHLELVAHVPVRNIGTIGGNLVLKNKHHDFPSDVFLLLETVQGCVTTVDNNKKETVTRAKDFVQMDLSNKLVINVKLPPLSSKNLIRTYKIMPRAQNAHAIVNAGFLFHLDKKNLIESSNIVFGNISPDFIHAKETENFIQGKDLFIDETLRKALEKLQQELVPEDNPPEPSPYCRKAIALGLFYKAVLSLSPSVNPRYKSGGEVLSRPIATGTQTYDTDKSLWPLNQPVEKLEGLSQCSGEARYCGDRHEAPRDVHVAFVLSTICVGEIVSFDPSEALKTPGVVGFFTAKDIPGRNTFTPIEVPLQAEDEVILPEKKVSYYGQPVALIAATTHKLAIRAAGLVKVKYNQSKQKPVLSIQDALKAPDKDKRIRQENSIAPTDKGTDIAHVIKGSYYVPDQYHFTMETQSCTVGNTRRGLVVRSATQWMDLVQSAVAKSLNLPLNSVTVEVTRIGGGYGAKAGRSSLIACACALVAHKLNRDATMVLPLTHNMAAIGKRQPCYAEYEIAVNAEGVIQYLNLSCYSDNGCSFNDTSASDLPSALSNLYDTSRWSIKTYSVLTDKASNTWARAPTTTEGTAVSEHLMERIAYTMKKDSLDIKMLHISSTNSSIKDMIDQFKMDTNYDDRRAEIAKFNSENAWTKKSLRVSLMAYPIIYYGNFPVTISVYHTDGTILISHGGIEMGQGINTKVAQVCAYSLKVPLEIVKVKGADSFVSPNAMASSGSITSESVAFATIKACDELSKRLEPVRQGLNEPTWEEVVQAAFVKGINLQVSATTSEESNLQPYPVYGVGSVEIVLDVLTGSHQISRVDIVEDTGQSISPALDVGQIEGAFIMGLGLWTSEKLIFSPTGQLLTDRTWTYKPPGVNDIPADFRITFKRNSFNNNGVLRSKTTGEPALVLAVVVTYALHEAICEARKEYGHVDTDWVQVDTPYCVENIIKGIDPSINYFKIK; this comes from the exons TGTCTCGTCCACATTCTGTCATGTCATCAATGGGACATAACCACCATCGAAGGGATCGGCAACCGGAAGGACGGTTACCACAAGCTGCAGACCAGATTGGCAGCTTTCAATGGAACCCAGTGTGGTTATTGTACTCCTGGAATGGTTATGAACATGTATAG CCTTCAGAACAGCACAGATAAGCTGTCAATGCATGAAGTAGAGAGATCGTTTGGTGGAAACATGTGCAGATGTACAGGTTATAGACCAATCATGGATGCGTTTAAGAGCTTTGCTGTGGATAGAGATTCCAGGCTGAAGGATAGAGTTCAG GATCTGGAAGAACTGGACAAAGTAAAGTGCAGGAAAAATTGCGAAAGGAAATGCTCGGAAGGAGACGATTGGTGCATCATTGAAGAAACAAATGACAGACTTATGAAGCTAGGGGGAGCTAACCGGTGGTACAAAGCGTATACTGTTGATGATGTTTTTAAG GTTTTAACTAAAGAAGGTACTGATAACTATATTCTCGCCGCAGGAAACACAGGGAAAG GAGTATACCCAAACACACCAGAACCTCGAGTATACATCGATATATCATCCATAGAAACACTAAGGGACACATTTACGGATGGCAACCTAGTACTAGGTGCTGGTATGACCCTCACTGATCTGATGTCCACTTGCCTGGCTCGAGCTAAAGCGAATCAGGAGTATTCGTACTTGAAACTGTTTTGGGATCATTTGGAGCTGGTTGCCCATGTGCCAGTTAGAAAC ATTGGTACAATTGGAGGGAACTTGGTACTTAAGAATAAGCATCATGATTTCCCATCGGATGTTTTTCTTCTTTTGGAAACCGTACAGGGTTGCGTAACTACAG tggataataataagaaagaaaCAGTAACAAGAGCGAAGGATTTTGTTCAAATGGATTTAAGCAACAAGCTGGTGATAAACGTGAAACTACCGCCTCTGTCTTCAAAGAATTTAATAAGAACCTATAAG ataatgCCTCGAGCTCAAAACGCGCATGCAATAGTGAACGCAGGATTTCTTTTCCATCTAGACAAAAAGAATCTAATAGAGTCATCCAACATCGTCTTTGGGAATATAAGCCCAGATTTTATTCACGCAAAAGAAAcggaaaattttattcaaggaaaggatttatttattgatgaaACTTTGAGAAAAGCGTTAGAGAAGTTACAACAAGAATTGGTACCTGAAGACAATCCGCCTGAACCTTCACCGTATTGTAGGAAAGCTATTGCTTTGGGGTTGTTTTATAAG GCAGTATTATCACTCAGTCCATCAGTAAACCCACGGTACAAGTCTGGTGGCGAAGTATTGTCTCGCCCCATCGCTACGGGTACTCAAACCTACGATACAGACAAGTCATTGTGGCCTCTCAATCAACCTGTGGAGAAATTGGAAGGATTGTCGCAG TGTTCAGGAGAGGCTCGGTACTGTGGTGACAGACACGAAGCCCCGCGGGACGTGCATGTTGCGTTTGTTCTATCCACTATATGCGTGGGAGAAATCGTATCTTTTGATCCTTCTGAAGCCTTG aaaacTCCCGGAGTTGTAGGTTTTTTCACCGCAAAAGACATTCCAGGGAGAAATACGTTCACGCCCATTGAAGTTCCTTTGCAAGCAGAAGATGAAGTGATTTTGCCAGAGAAAAAAGTGTCCTATTACGGACAGCCTGTAGCTCTAATTGCCGCAACAACTCATAAATTGGCTATTCGAGCTGCTGGTCTTGTAAAAGTGAAGTATAATCAATCGAAACAGAAGCCAGTTTTGAGTATTCAGGATGCTTTGAAAGCCCCGGATAAGGATAAGAGG ATACGCCAAGAGAACTCAATCGCACCGACAGACAAGGGAACAGACATAGCACATGTTATAAAGGGCTCTTACTACGTCCCTGACCAATATCACTTCACCATGGAAACCCAGAGTTGTACGGTGGGCAACACGCGCCGCGGCCTGGTCGTACGGTCGGCAACACAGTGGATGGATTTGGTGCAGTCTGCTGTTGCTAAATCTTTGAATTTGCCGTTGAATAG TGTAACAGTAGAAGTGACCCGCATAGGCGGTGGTTACGGCGCGAAAGCGGGTCGCTCGTCGCTAATCGCGTGCGCATGTGCACTCGTCGCGCACAAGCTAAACAGGGACGCCACTATGGTGCTCCCGCTCACACACAACATGGCGGCTATTGGGAAACGACAGCCGTGCTATGCGGAGTATGAG ATAGCAGTCAACGCTGAGGGTGTTATCCAATACCTAAACCTCTCATGCTATTCAGACAATGGTTGTTCCTTCAACGATACCTCAGCTAGTGATCTGCCCTCGGCTTTGTCCAATTTATACGATACTTCGAGATGGAGCATCAAGACCTACAGTGTGCTTACTGATAAAGCTAGTAACACGTGGGCAAGGGCACCAA CTACAACTGAAGGTACAGCGGTATCAGAGCACTTAATGGAACGTATAGCATATACGATGAAAAAGGATTCACTGGACATCAAAATGCTTCACATATCATCAACAAATAGTTCTATTAAGGACATGATAGACCAATTCAAAATGGACACCAACTATGATGACCGAAGAGCTGAAATTGCTAAATTCAATTCTGAAAATGCTTGGACGAAGAAGTCACTAAGGGTTTCCTTAATGGCATAtcctataatttattacggcAATTTTCCAGTTACAATATCAGTTTATCACACAGATGGTACAATACTGATTTCCCATGGTGGTATAGAAATGGGGCAGGGTATAAATACGAAGGTTGCTCAAGTTTGTGCGTATAGCCTGAAGGTGCCTTTAGAAATAGTAAAAGTAAAGGGAGCTGATAGTTTTGTGTCACCCAATGCGATGGCCAGTAGTGGTAGTATTACTAGTGAGAGTGTAGCATTTGCTACTATTAAGGCTTGTGATGAATTGTCAAAGAGATTGGAACCTGTGAGGCAAGGATTGAATGAACCGACGTGGGAAGAGGTGGTTCAGGCGGCGTTTGTGAAAG GTATAAACCTGCAAGTAAGTGCGACAACATCTGAAGAAAGCAATTTACAACCGTACCCAGTGTATGGAGTCGGTTCAGTGGAGATAGTACTGGATGTGCTGACGGGATCTCACCAGATATCTAGGGTGGATATTGTTGAGGATACGGGGCAGAGTATAAGCCCCGCGTTGGATGTTGGACAG ATCGAAGGTGCATTCATAATGGGTCTAGGTCTCTGGACCTCAGAGAAGCTGATATTCTCTCCAACAGGCCAGCTGCTCACGGACCGGACGTGGACGTACAAGCCTCCAGGAGTTAATGATATACCTGCTGACTTCAGGATTACGTTTAAGAGGaattcttttaataataacggTGTTTTGCGGTCGAAGA CGACGGGTGAACCAGCGCTTGTCCTTGCGGTGGTGGTGACGTACGCGCTGCATGAGGCCATCTGTGAGGCTCGGAAGGAGTACGGCCATGTTGATACGGATTGGGTGCAAGTTG ATACACCATATTGCGtcgaaaatatcatcaaagGAATTGATCccagtataaattattttaaaattaaatag
- the LOC123697136 gene encoding xanthine dehydrogenase 1-like isoform X2: MCHEGGCGACVVSVSMTHPGTKEKRVFAVNSCLVHILSCHQWDITTIEGIGNRKDGYHKLQTRLAAFNGTQCGYCTPGMVMNMYSLQNSTDKLSMHEVERSFGGNMCRCTGYRPIMDAFKSFAVDRDSRLKDRVQDLEELDKVKCRKNCERKCSEGDDWCIIEETNDRLMKLGGANRWYKAYTVDDVFKVLTKEGTDNYILAAGNTGKGVYPNTPEPRVYIDISSIETLRDTFTDGNLVLGAGMTLTDLMSTCLARAKANQEYSYLKLFWDHLELVAHVPVRNIGTIGGNLVLKNKHHDFPSDVFLLLETVQGCVTTVDNNKKETVTRAKDFVQMDLSNKLVINVKLPPLSSKNLIRTYKIMPRAQNAHAIVNAGFLFHLDKKNLIESSNIVFGNISPDFIHAKETENFIQGKDLFIDETLRKALEKLQQELVPEDNPPEPSPYCRKAIALGLFYKAVLSLSPSVNPRYKSGGEVLSRPIATGTQTYDTDKSLWPLNQPVEKLEGLSQCSGEARYCGDRHEAPRDVHVAFVLSTICVGEIVSFDPSEALKTPGVVGFFTAKDIPGRNTFTPIEVPLQAEDEVILPEKKVSYYGQPVALIAATTHKLAIRAAGLVKVKYNQSKQKPVLSIQDALKAPDKDKRIRQENSIAPTDKGTDIAHVIKGSYYVPDQYHFTMETQSCTVGNTRRGLVVRSATQWMDLVQSAVAKSLNLPLNSVTVEVTRIGGGYGAKAGRSSLIACACALVAHKLNRDATMVLPLTHNMAAIGKRQPCYAEYEIAVNAEGVIQYLNLSCYSDNGCSFNDTSASDLPSALSNLYDTSRWSIKTYSVLTDKASNTWARAPTTTEGTAVSEHLMERIAYTMKKDSLDIKMLHISSTNSSIKDMIDQFKMDTNYDDRRAEIAKFNSENAWTKKSLRVSLMAYPIIYYGNFPVTISVYHTDGTILISHGGIEMGQGINTKVAQVCAYSLKVPLEIVKVKGADSFVSPNAMASSGSITSESVAFATIKACDELSKRLEPVRQGLNEPTWEEVVQAAFVKGINLQVSATTSEESNLQPYPVYGVGSVEIVLDVLTGSHQISRVDIVEDTGQSISPALDVGQIEGAFIMGLGLWTSEKLIFSPTGQLLTDRTWTYKPPGVNDIPADFRITFKRNSFNNNGVLRSKTTGEPALVLAVVVTYALHEAICEARKEYGHVDTDWVQVDTPYCVENIIKGIDPSINYFKIK; this comes from the exons TGTCTCGTCCACATTCTGTCATGTCATCAATGGGACATAACCACCATCGAAGGGATCGGCAACCGGAAGGACGGTTACCACAAGCTGCAGACCAGATTGGCAGCTTTCAATGGAACCCAGTGTGGTTATTGTACTCCTGGAATGGTTATGAACATGTATAG CCTTCAGAACAGCACAGATAAGCTGTCAATGCATGAAGTAGAGAGATCGTTTGGTGGAAACATGTGCAGATGTACAGGTTATAGACCAATCATGGATGCGTTTAAGAGCTTTGCTGTGGATAGAGATTCCAGGCTGAAGGATAGAGTTCAG GATCTGGAAGAACTGGACAAAGTAAAGTGCAGGAAAAATTGCGAAAGGAAATGCTCGGAAGGAGACGATTGGTGCATCATTGAAGAAACAAATGACAGACTTATGAAGCTAGGGGGAGCTAACCGGTGGTACAAAGCGTATACTGTTGATGATGTTTTTAAG GTTTTAACTAAAGAAGGTACTGATAACTATATTCTCGCCGCAGGAAACACAGGGAAAG GAGTATACCCAAACACACCAGAACCTCGAGTATACATCGATATATCATCCATAGAAACACTAAGGGACACATTTACGGATGGCAACCTAGTACTAGGTGCTGGTATGACCCTCACTGATCTGATGTCCACTTGCCTGGCTCGAGCTAAAGCGAATCAGGAGTATTCGTACTTGAAACTGTTTTGGGATCATTTGGAGCTGGTTGCCCATGTGCCAGTTAGAAAC ATTGGTACAATTGGAGGGAACTTGGTACTTAAGAATAAGCATCATGATTTCCCATCGGATGTTTTTCTTCTTTTGGAAACCGTACAGGGTTGCGTAACTACAG tggataataataagaaagaaaCAGTAACAAGAGCGAAGGATTTTGTTCAAATGGATTTAAGCAACAAGCTGGTGATAAACGTGAAACTACCGCCTCTGTCTTCAAAGAATTTAATAAGAACCTATAAG ataatgCCTCGAGCTCAAAACGCGCATGCAATAGTGAACGCAGGATTTCTTTTCCATCTAGACAAAAAGAATCTAATAGAGTCATCCAACATCGTCTTTGGGAATATAAGCCCAGATTTTATTCACGCAAAAGAAAcggaaaattttattcaaggaaaggatttatttattgatgaaACTTTGAGAAAAGCGTTAGAGAAGTTACAACAAGAATTGGTACCTGAAGACAATCCGCCTGAACCTTCACCGTATTGTAGGAAAGCTATTGCTTTGGGGTTGTTTTATAAG GCAGTATTATCACTCAGTCCATCAGTAAACCCACGGTACAAGTCTGGTGGCGAAGTATTGTCTCGCCCCATCGCTACGGGTACTCAAACCTACGATACAGACAAGTCATTGTGGCCTCTCAATCAACCTGTGGAGAAATTGGAAGGATTGTCGCAG TGTTCAGGAGAGGCTCGGTACTGTGGTGACAGACACGAAGCCCCGCGGGACGTGCATGTTGCGTTTGTTCTATCCACTATATGCGTGGGAGAAATCGTATCTTTTGATCCTTCTGAAGCCTTG aaaacTCCCGGAGTTGTAGGTTTTTTCACCGCAAAAGACATTCCAGGGAGAAATACGTTCACGCCCATTGAAGTTCCTTTGCAAGCAGAAGATGAAGTGATTTTGCCAGAGAAAAAAGTGTCCTATTACGGACAGCCTGTAGCTCTAATTGCCGCAACAACTCATAAATTGGCTATTCGAGCTGCTGGTCTTGTAAAAGTGAAGTATAATCAATCGAAACAGAAGCCAGTTTTGAGTATTCAGGATGCTTTGAAAGCCCCGGATAAGGATAAGAGG ATACGCCAAGAGAACTCAATCGCACCGACAGACAAGGGAACAGACATAGCACATGTTATAAAGGGCTCTTACTACGTCCCTGACCAATATCACTTCACCATGGAAACCCAGAGTTGTACGGTGGGCAACACGCGCCGCGGCCTGGTCGTACGGTCGGCAACACAGTGGATGGATTTGGTGCAGTCTGCTGTTGCTAAATCTTTGAATTTGCCGTTGAATAG TGTAACAGTAGAAGTGACCCGCATAGGCGGTGGTTACGGCGCGAAAGCGGGTCGCTCGTCGCTAATCGCGTGCGCATGTGCACTCGTCGCGCACAAGCTAAACAGGGACGCCACTATGGTGCTCCCGCTCACACACAACATGGCGGCTATTGGGAAACGACAGCCGTGCTATGCGGAGTATGAG ATAGCAGTCAACGCTGAGGGTGTTATCCAATACCTAAACCTCTCATGCTATTCAGACAATGGTTGTTCCTTCAACGATACCTCAGCTAGTGATCTGCCCTCGGCTTTGTCCAATTTATACGATACTTCGAGATGGAGCATCAAGACCTACAGTGTGCTTACTGATAAAGCTAGTAACACGTGGGCAAGGGCACCAA CTACAACTGAAGGTACAGCGGTATCAGAGCACTTAATGGAACGTATAGCATATACGATGAAAAAGGATTCACTGGACATCAAAATGCTTCACATATCATCAACAAATAGTTCTATTAAGGACATGATAGACCAATTCAAAATGGACACCAACTATGATGACCGAAGAGCTGAAATTGCTAAATTCAATTCTGAAAATGCTTGGACGAAGAAGTCACTAAGGGTTTCCTTAATGGCATAtcctataatttattacggcAATTTTCCAGTTACAATATCAGTTTATCACACAGATGGTACAATACTGATTTCCCATGGTGGTATAGAAATGGGGCAGGGTATAAATACGAAGGTTGCTCAAGTTTGTGCGTATAGCCTGAAGGTGCCTTTAGAAATAGTAAAAGTAAAGGGAGCTGATAGTTTTGTGTCACCCAATGCGATGGCCAGTAGTGGTAGTATTACTAGTGAGAGTGTAGCATTTGCTACTATTAAGGCTTGTGATGAATTGTCAAAGAGATTGGAACCTGTGAGGCAAGGATTGAATGAACCGACGTGGGAAGAGGTGGTTCAGGCGGCGTTTGTGAAAG GTATAAACCTGCAAGTAAGTGCGACAACATCTGAAGAAAGCAATTTACAACCGTACCCAGTGTATGGAGTCGGTTCAGTGGAGATAGTACTGGATGTGCTGACGGGATCTCACCAGATATCTAGGGTGGATATTGTTGAGGATACGGGGCAGAGTATAAGCCCCGCGTTGGATGTTGGACAG ATCGAAGGTGCATTCATAATGGGTCTAGGTCTCTGGACCTCAGAGAAGCTGATATTCTCTCCAACAGGCCAGCTGCTCACGGACCGGACGTGGACGTACAAGCCTCCAGGAGTTAATGATATACCTGCTGACTTCAGGATTACGTTTAAGAGGaattcttttaataataacggTGTTTTGCGGTCGAAGA CGACGGGTGAACCAGCGCTTGTCCTTGCGGTGGTGGTGACGTACGCGCTGCATGAGGCCATCTGTGAGGCTCGGAAGGAGTACGGCCATGTTGATACGGATTGGGTGCAAGTTG ATACACCATATTGCGtcgaaaatatcatcaaagGAATTGATCccagtataaattattttaaaattaaatag